In Streptomyces sp. Li-HN-5-11, the sequence TGTGCCGGAAGTGCGGGAACACGCCCGCGGCAATGTCCAGAAGGCCCACGATGGCGCAGGCCCTGCCGACCAGGGCGGGGACGACCTCTGGGCGCGGGCCGCGGAGTATGCGTCGCACCCGGCCTGATCGGCCCGGAACCTGGCTCGACATTTCCCCATCTATCCTGACAGACATCGCATCCCGTAGTTCTGCGAGAGACCTTGAATCCGGTGCCGATCCGAGCATCCGGCGACATTGCGCCCTCTAGGACGGTGTCTGGGGGAGTGAGGTTCACTCCCCACCGGAAATCCGGGTCAAAGGCCAGGGAAAGCGCGGGGCAAGCCCTCCCCAAGGATGGGGTGGGTCCACTCGGGCAGGAAGTGCAGGCAGGAAGAGCCCATGGGTCTCACGAGCAAAAAAGTGCTGGTACTGGCGATCATGTTCGCCGTGCTGCTGTTCGTCGCCACGATCTGGCTGTGGCCGCGTCTGGCGCGCAACAACTGGCGGACCGTCAGCGGACGCGTGGCTCTCACACTGGCCACCCAGCTGTCGATCTTCGCGTGCGTCGGCCTCGCCGCCAACCAGGCCTTCGGCTTCTACGCCAGCTGGGCGGACCTGTTCGGCCAGGAGACCGACCAGGGCGTGGTCATCGACCACGGCCCGGACGGCGGCGCCGCCGCCACCGGGCCGCTCGAGGTGGTCGGCACCGAGCGCGTGGGCGTGTCGAACGCGGCACGGCCGCAGATCGCCGGCCAGGTGCAGAAGGTCAACATAGTCGGCCGGACGACCCACATCGCCACGCCCGCGTACGTCTACCTGCCGCCGGAGTACTTCCAGCCCCAGTACGCCAAGCGCACGTTCCCTGCCGCCGTCGTCCTCACCGGCTACCCGGGCACCGCCCACGCGCTGGTGAGCAAGCTGGGGTACCCGCGCACGGCACTGAGCCTTGCCAAGCAGGGCAAGGCGCAGCCGATGATCCTGGTGATGCTGCGGCCGACGCTGGCGCCGCCGCGCGACACGGAGTGCGTGGACATCCCGGGCGGCCCGCAGACCGAGACGTTCCTCGCCAAGGACCTGCCGGACGCCGTTCTCGCCCACTACCGGGTCGGGAAGAAGGCGGGCAACTGGGGCATCCTCGGTGACTCCACCGGCGGCTACTGCGCGCTGAAGCTCGCCATGCACCACCCGCAGGCGTACGCCGCGGGGGCGGGCCTCTCCGCGTACTACAGGGCACCGAAGGACGCCACGACGGGGGACCTGTTCCACGGGAACAAGACCCTGCAGAATCGTGCCGACCTGCTGTGGTACATCAAGCACATGCCCGCTCCGGACACCTCGCTGCTCGTCACCAGCAGCAGGCACGGCGAGACCAACTACAAGGACACGCTCAAGCTGATAGACGCGGTGAAGGCGACGGACAAGACCCGGATCTCGTCGATCATCCTCGACACCGGTGGGCACAACTTCAACACCTGGAAGCGCGAGATTCCCCCGATGCTGCAGTGGCTCAGCGAGCGACTGACCGAAAGCTGATTTTTGTGGGGTGGGTCACCACTATTCGCCTACGCGCGGTAAGTTTCTGGCCATGCCACGTGGACGTCACCGTCATTCCCCGCCTTTGCACAGGCTGCTGCCTCCTTCGGCGATCGCCGGCGTCTCCCTCGTGTGTGCCCTCGGCCCCTGGGTGTTCACGGCACCGTCGGTGCTGCGGTCCCTCGCCGCGGCGGCCGCGGCGACGGCCGTCGCCGGCGCGGTCGTGATGCGCCGCTGGGACACGCAGGCGGGCCGGCGGGTCGCCGACCTCACGCGCGCGCGTGCGAGCGACGAGTGGCGATTCGAGGAACGAGTCGCCGAACTCGAGACCGATCTCGAGGAGTCGCGCGAACTGCGCGTCCGCCTCGAGCACAAACTGCGGGCGAAACGGACGGAGCTGGCGGGGCTGCGCAACGAGCACGCGGCGCTGCTGCGGCGGTACGCCACGGCGGAGACCGAGCGCGCGAGCGCTCTGGAGGGCCGCCGTCTGCTGGAGCTGGAGGCCGGGTCGGACGGGCGTGCCCTGCCGGCCGGGGCTGCCGACCGGGACGCCGACGGAACCGCCGCCGTGGACCCGGAGACCGCCGGCACGGAGGCCACGGACGCCGAGGCCACGGACGTCAGGGCTGCCGGCACCGAAGCCACCGGCGTCGAGGCCGCGGACGGGGAACCGGTGGCGGTGGCTCCCGCCGTGTTCTCCCCGGAGGGCTCCCAGCTGTTCCTGCGGGCCGTTGCCGCGCTCGCGCGCTTCGACGTGGACGGCGAGGCCACGGCGAAGGCGGATCCAGCCGCCAAGGCGGATCAGCCCCCGAAGGACGCGGATTTCAGGAAGGCTGACGCGTCGTCGGACGGTGAGCCCGGGCGGCAGGCCGCCGCCGGCAAGGGCGGCGCCGCCGATGCGGCCCCCGCACGGGAGGACGAACCGCAGGGGCAGCCCGAGGCGGCCGACGCGCACGAGCACGCGGCCGCCGCCCCCACGGCCCATGAGTCCGAACCGGCCGCGCGGCTCGAACCGGCGGGTCAGGCCGAACCGGCGGCGAAGACCGAAACGGCGGGTCAGGCCGAACCGACGGCGAAGACCGAACCGGCAGGGCAGGTCGAGCTCGCCGTCAAGCCGGCCCAGCCCGTGCAGCAGCCCTCCGGGCACTTCACCGTTCCCACCGCGGTGGCCGTCGTACCGGCCGCTCCCTCGCGGCGTCCTGTGGTCGAGGGCGGATTCGACTTCTTCGGCACGAAGAAGGGCTCGTCGTCCGCCGCCCTGGAGGCCGTCCAGAACGAGGACCTCGCCGACGTCGTCGGCCAGGAGGCCCTCGCCCTGCACAAGGCCGAGTCCGAGTCCCAGTACAAGCCGGCCGACGCCGACGCCCGTGTCGTGGGTCAGGTCATCGACCTGACGGCTCACGACGAGACGGAACAGATCGACGTGCAGGGGCTGCGGACCGCGGCCTCCTGAGCGCGGCACACCAGAGGCGAGCACGACCGCACGGGCGCGGCACTTCCGAGGTGCCGCGCCCGTCCTGTTCCAACGGGCCGCGCCCGTCCGGTCCGACTGCGCCGCGCCGTCCGGCCTTCGCGAGGGACCGGCGCTACGCCATCCACCGGTCCGGCCGCGCGGCCCTCCGGCCCGTCCGGGACCCCTCCGCCTGCGCCCGCAGCAACTCCGCCGCCTCCCCGGCGGACCGCAGCCGCGCTGTCACCGTCCTGTTGGCGCCGTTGTCCACATGGACGTCGGCGACGCCCCACACGCGCTCCCACGGCCCCTGCGTCAGACGTACGCTCTGCACCTTGGCGTGCGGCACCAGCGCGAGCCGCCGCCGCAGGAGCCCGTGCCGTGCGGCGAACACCGCATCGGTGACGACGATGCCGTACCCCCGCCACCGCACCGGCGCGCACCACCCGGCGCGTCGCGGTGGCCGTACCAGCGCGGAAGCCTCCGGGACCGTCACCTCGGGCAGCACCCGGGCGACCACGGCCTCGGCGACCTCGCGCGGCGCGACGGGCAGCAGTACGGAGTTCGGCGATCCGGCCACGTCCAGCTCCACCCGCACCCAGCGGCGCCGCCGCCACAGCAGGGGCTCCACGATCCGCACCGTCTGCACCCGCCCGGGAGGCACCGTCTCGTGCGTGCGGTCCAGCAGGCCCCGGTCGATCCGCAGCCCGTCGGGCGATTCGCTCACCGTCCAGTCGTAGGCGCCGACGAAGCGCTTCCCGGTGGTCGTCACGGTCCCGCCGATCAGCGGCACCGCGGTCGCGAGCACCGTCCACAGGTTGTGGGTGGCCAGCCACAGCAGCAGGGGTACGACGACGGCGGCGGCCAGCGAGCTCCAGGTCGCGCCGATCAGCAGCAGGGAGACGGCGATCACGCGCGCGGGTACGCGCACGAGCTCCCGCGCGGGTGCCTCACCGACCTCGTGCGCCGCCTCCGGGGCGAACCCGGCCGCCCGCGCGAGCAGTTCGGCGCGCAGGGCGCGGGCCTCGGCCTCCCCGAGGAAGGCGAGTTCGTCCTTCTTGTCCGTCCCTATGACGTCCAGCTTGAGCTTGGCCACGCCGGCGACCCGTGCGAGCAGCGGCCGGGTGAGGTCGACGGCCTGGAGCCGCTCCAGCCGGATGTGCGCGGTGCGGCGGAACAACAGTCCGGTGCGGATGCGCAGTTCGGTGTCGGTCACCGCGAAGTGCGTGAACCACCAGGACAGGAAGCCGTAGAGGGCCGCCGCGGGGACGATCACCGCCAGCCCGATCAGCAGGGCGGTCGTCGTCAGCCTGGTCAGCTGTTCCTGAGCCTGGTTGGGGTCGTGCACGGCCCACCCGGCGAGCACGGCGACCGGCGCCCACGCCCGCCGCAGCGGCGTCACGGGGTGCAGCCGCCGCTCGGCGACCGGCCGCTCGCCGCGCGGGGCGTCTGCGGGCAGGTCGTCGTCCCGCAGGGCGTCCTCCGGTATGGCGTCCTCGCCCCCCGCCGCCGTCACAGTCCCGCCGATCGTGCCTCGCCGAGCTCGGTGAGCCGGTCGCGCAGCCGTTCCGCCTCGGCCGGGTCCAGCCCTGGGATGGTCGCGTCGGTCGCGGCGGCGGCCGTGTGCAGCTGCACGGTGGCCAGCCCGAAGTGCCGTTCCACCGGGCCGGACGTGACCTCGACCAACTGCATGCGCCCGTACGGCACGACGGTCTCCTCGTGCCACAGCACGCCCCGGCTGATCAGCAGGTCGTCGGCGCGCTCGGCGTACCGCCAGGAGCGCCAGTTGCGGCCGAGCAGCACCCAGCCCCACACCATCAGCGCCAGCGGCAGCAGCGCGAAGGCCGACCAGGCGGGCCCGGCCAGGAGGCCGGGCAGCAGCCCCGCGGCCACGGCGAGCAGGCCCAGCCACACCACCAGCAGCAACCGGCGCATGCGCAGCAGGCCCCGAGGCAGCGCCGTCCAGACCGGTTCGCCCCCCGCCACCCGCGTGTTCTCCCCGCTCCCCGTTTCCATGGAGCAAGAGTACGTAGGAGAGACTGTGCCCATGACTCCTACGACGGAGACCATGGTCGGGATCGGCGGCGCGGCGGAGAGCACCGACATGGTGCTCAACATCGGGCCGCAGCACCCGTCCACGCACGGTGTGCTGCGGCTGAAGCTGGTGCTGGACGGCGAGCGCATCGTGCACGCGGAGCCGGTGATCGGTTACATGCACCGTGGCGCGGAGAAGCTCTTCGAGGCCCGCGACTACCGTCAGATCATCATGCTCGCCAACCGGCACGACTGGCTGTCGGCGTTCTCCAACGAGCTGGGCGTGGTGCTCGCCGTCGAGCGGATGCTGGGCATGGAGGTGCCCGCGCGGGCGGTGTGGACGCGCACGCTGCTGGCGGAGCTCAACCGGGTGCTCAACCACCTGATGTTCCTCGGCTCCTATCCGCTGGAACTCGGCGGCATCACACCGGTGTTCTACGCGTTCCGGGAGCGGGAGGTCCTCCAGAACGTGATGGAGGAGGTCTCCGGCGGCCGGATGCACTACATGTTCAACCGGGTCGGGGGCCTCAAGGAGGACCTGCCGGCCGGGTGGGCGGCACGCGCGCGTGCCGCGGTCGCCGCCGTGCGCTCGCGCATGGACGTCTTCGACGACCTGGTGCTCGGCAACGAGATCTTCCGGGGGCGCACCCGGGGCGTGGGCGCGCTGACCGAGCAGGCCGTGCACGCCTACGGCGTGAGCGGTCCGATCGCGCGCGCGTCGGGCGTCGACTTCGACCTGCGCCGCGACGAGCCCTACCTGGCGTACGGGGAGCTCGGGGACACCCTCCGCGTGGTCACCCGGCAGGAGGGCGACTGCCTCGCCCGGTTCGAGTGCCTGCTGGAGCAGACCCACAACGCGCTCGACCTCGCCGACGCCTGTCTGGACCGGCTGGCCGGCCTGCCGCCCGGCCCGATCAACCAGCGGCTGCCGAAGGTCCTCAAGGCGCCCGAGGGGCACACCTACGCGTGGACCGAGAACCCGCTGGGCATCAACGGCTACTACCTGGTCAGCAAGGGCGACAAGACTCCGTACCGGCTGAAGCTGCGCTCGGCCTCCTACAACAACATCCAGGCCCTCACCGAGCTGCTGCCGGGGACGCTGGTGGCGGACATGGTGGCCATCCTGGGGTCGATGTTCTTCGTGGTCGGCGACATCGACAAGTAGCCGATCAGCAGCCGCTCACCCAAGCAGCGGGTCCTCGATCCGCACCGGCTGCAGCAGCCACCCGAAGTCGCCGAGGCCGCCCGCCGCGGTGAGTTCGGCGGCCTCACCGGCGCTCGCGAGGGCGCGTACGTAGTCCGCCGGGTGCGTGGAGGCGAGCGTGAGGGGCGGGCGTGCGCCGGTGACTCCAAGGGCGCGCAGCGCGTCACGCTGGGTGCACAGGCGCGCGCCGGGGAGCCCGCCGGCGGCGCACGCGTCCAGGGCGACGTGCGCCGTGATGTCGCACGACCCGTCCGGCACCGGCCTGGTCTCACGCCCCCGACGGAAACCGGTCAGCGTCCCGAAGGGCGGCCGCGCCCGAGCCGTGTGCGCGTAGTCGACGGCGACCGCGAGCCCCCTGCCGACCCGGGAGACCGCGGCTGCCCAGGCGGCGTCCCTGGGCAGTCCGATCTCGGCGCGCAGCCCCTGCTCGGCAGGCAGCGGCCACCACCGGGCCAGCCACTCCGCCTCCGACCCCGACACCGGCTCCCCGAGCCGCTCGGCGCCGTCCCGCCGTACGAGAACGCGTCGCGCCACGCCCGCGGAGTCCACCTCCGCCACCTCCACCGGCACGTTGTCCAGCCACTCGTTGGCGAACAGCAGCCCGGTGACATCCTGCGGCGGCTCGGTCCGCCACTCGATCCGGTGGTCGAGGCCGTCCGGCCGGCCGGCGATCTCGACGGCCCGCACGCGCGCGCGTGCGGCCACCTCGGCGGGCAGTGCGGCGAGCACCCCGGCGGCCAGCTCCCCCCGCCCGGCCGCCATGTCGACGAAGTCCAGCTCCGCAGGGCGTCCCAGGGCCTCGTCGACCCGGCACAGCAGCCGGGCCACGGCCGCCGCGAACAGCGGCGAGGCGTGCACGGACGTGCGGAAGTGCCCGGCCGGTCCCTCGGGCCGCCGGTAGAAGCCGTCCGGCCCGTACAGGGCCTCCTCGGCCGACGCCCGCCAGCCGCGCCATTCCTCGCCCGCTCCGTCCGCCGCGTCGCGGGCCGTACCGTCCGCCGTGTCGTCCGCCACCCCGTCAGACTAGGCGTACAGGTGATCACGGCATCCACCTTGGGGAGTACGGGGGCGGAGTCCGGATCGGCCCTCCGGTTGACCCCTGCACCTATCCCGCTTCCCTACGCTGGGTTACGTGCAGCGCCTCTATGACTTCCTCCGCAGACACCCGATGTGGGTCGACGGCTTCTGGGCCGTCGTCCTGCTCGGGCTCTCCGCCGCGAACGCGGAGAGCGTCCAGGGGGCGCCGCACCAGCACGGATCCTTCGCCGCGATCATGGCGGTGTCCGTCGTGCTGTGCGTGGTCGTCGCGCTGCGCCGCCGCATGCCGGAGAAGATGGTGCTGCTGGCGGCGGCGACGGGCGTGGCGCAACTGGTTCTGGACATCGAGACGACGGCCGCCGACTTCTCCATGCTGGTGATCATTTACACGGTCGCCGCGGTCGGCGCCCGCTGGGCCTCCCGGTTCGCGCTGGCCGGCGGCCTGTGCGCGGCGGCCCTCGCCCAGCTCCGCTGGCCGCAGCCGCACACGAGCGCCGCGGGCCAGATCGCCCTGGCCGTCTTCCAGACGGTGCCGTTCGCCCTCGCCTGGGTGCTGGGCGACTCCATGCGGACCCGCCGCGCCTACTTCGCGCAGCTCGAGGAGCGTGCCGCGCGCCTGGAGAAGGAGCGCGAGGCGCAGGCCAAGGTCGCGGTCGCCGCCGAGCGCGCCCGGATCGCGCGCGAGCTGCACGACGTGGTCGCGCACAACGTGTCGGTGATGGTGGTGCAGGCCGACGGCGCCGCCTACGTCCTCGACGCCGCTCCCGACCAGGCGAAGAAGGCCCTGGAGACGATCTCCTCCACCGGCCGCCAGGCCCTCGCCGAGATGCGCCGCCTGCTGGGTGTGCTGCGCACCGGCGAGCACCAGGAGGTCGGCGAGTACGTGCCGCAGCCCGACGTGGAGCAGATCGAGGAGCTCGTCGAGCAGTGCCGTGGCTCCGGACTGCCCGTCGACTTCAAGGTCGAGGGCACCCCGCGCCCGCT encodes:
- a CDS encoding PH domain-containing protein, which translates into the protein METGSGENTRVAGGEPVWTALPRGLLRMRRLLLVVWLGLLAVAAGLLPGLLAGPAWSAFALLPLALMVWGWVLLGRNWRSWRYAERADDLLISRGVLWHEETVVPYGRMQLVEVTSGPVERHFGLATVQLHTAAAATDATIPGLDPAEAERLRDRLTELGEARSAGL
- a CDS encoding sensor histidine kinase — translated: MQRLYDFLRRHPMWVDGFWAVVLLGLSAANAESVQGAPHQHGSFAAIMAVSVVLCVVVALRRRMPEKMVLLAAATGVAQLVLDIETTAADFSMLVIIYTVAAVGARWASRFALAGGLCAAALAQLRWPQPHTSAAGQIALAVFQTVPFALAWVLGDSMRTRRAYFAQLEERAARLEKEREAQAKVAVAAERARIARELHDVVAHNVSVMVVQADGAAYVLDAAPDQAKKALETISSTGRQALAEMRRLLGVLRTGEHQEVGEYVPQPDVEQIEELVEQCRGSGLPVDFKVEGTPRPLPSGVELTAYRIVQEALTNTRKHGGPNVGASVRLVYFDDGLGLLVEDDGKGAPHELYEEGGADGRGHGLIGMRERVGMVGGTLDAGPRPGGGFRISALLPLKTAH
- a CDS encoding PH domain-containing protein, which translates into the protein MRDDDLPADAPRGERPVAERRLHPVTPLRRAWAPVAVLAGWAVHDPNQAQEQLTRLTTTALLIGLAVIVPAAALYGFLSWWFTHFAVTDTELRIRTGLLFRRTAHIRLERLQAVDLTRPLLARVAGVAKLKLDVIGTDKKDELAFLGEAEARALRAELLARAAGFAPEAAHEVGEAPARELVRVPARVIAVSLLLIGATWSSLAAAVVVPLLLWLATHNLWTVLATAVPLIGGTVTTTGKRFVGAYDWTVSESPDGLRIDRGLLDRTHETVPPGRVQTVRIVEPLLWRRRRWVRVELDVAGSPNSVLLPVAPREVAEAVVARVLPEVTVPEASALVRPPRRAGWCAPVRWRGYGIVVTDAVFAARHGLLRRRLALVPHAKVQSVRLTQGPWERVWGVADVHVDNGANRTVTARLRSAGEAAELLRAQAEGSRTGRRAARPDRWMA
- a CDS encoding NADH-quinone oxidoreductase subunit D produces the protein MTPTTETMVGIGGAAESTDMVLNIGPQHPSTHGVLRLKLVLDGERIVHAEPVIGYMHRGAEKLFEARDYRQIIMLANRHDWLSAFSNELGVVLAVERMLGMEVPARAVWTRTLLAELNRVLNHLMFLGSYPLELGGITPVFYAFREREVLQNVMEEVSGGRMHYMFNRVGGLKEDLPAGWAARARAAVAAVRSRMDVFDDLVLGNEIFRGRTRGVGALTEQAVHAYGVSGPIARASGVDFDLRRDEPYLAYGELGDTLRVVTRQEGDCLARFECLLEQTHNALDLADACLDRLAGLPPGPINQRLPKVLKAPEGHTYAWTENPLGINGYYLVSKGDKTPYRLKLRSASYNNIQALTELLPGTLVADMVAILGSMFFVVGDIDK
- a CDS encoding alpha/beta hydrolase-fold protein; its protein translation is MGLTSKKVLVLAIMFAVLLFVATIWLWPRLARNNWRTVSGRVALTLATQLSIFACVGLAANQAFGFYASWADLFGQETDQGVVIDHGPDGGAAATGPLEVVGTERVGVSNAARPQIAGQVQKVNIVGRTTHIATPAYVYLPPEYFQPQYAKRTFPAAVVLTGYPGTAHALVSKLGYPRTALSLAKQGKAQPMILVMLRPTLAPPRDTECVDIPGGPQTETFLAKDLPDAVLAHYRVGKKAGNWGILGDSTGGYCALKLAMHHPQAYAAGAGLSAYYRAPKDATTGDLFHGNKTLQNRADLLWYIKHMPAPDTSLLVTSSRHGETNYKDTLKLIDAVKATDKTRISSIILDTGGHNFNTWKREIPPMLQWLSERLTES
- a CDS encoding SAM-dependent methyltransferase produces the protein MADDTADGTARDAADGAGEEWRGWRASAEEALYGPDGFYRRPEGPAGHFRTSVHASPLFAAAVARLLCRVDEALGRPAELDFVDMAAGRGELAAGVLAALPAEVAARARVRAVEIAGRPDGLDHRIEWRTEPPQDVTGLLFANEWLDNVPVEVAEVDSAGVARRVLVRRDGAERLGEPVSGSEAEWLARWWPLPAEQGLRAEIGLPRDAAWAAAVSRVGRGLAVAVDYAHTARARPPFGTLTGFRRGRETRPVPDGSCDITAHVALDACAAGGLPGARLCTQRDALRALGVTGARPPLTLASTHPADYVRALASAGEAAELTAAGGLGDFGWLLQPVRIEDPLLG